The nucleotide sequence CGCCGCTCGAGCGGCAGGTCGACACGCTAGGGCGCCGGGTCCTCGGCCTGGCGCTCGGGATCTGCGCCGTGGTGGGGGTGGTCGGCGTCCTGCACGGCCAGTCGATCGGGTCCATGATCGAGACGGCGATCAGCCTGGCGGACCAGGGCAGGGACGTGACGCTCGTCCGCGAGGAGGACAACATCTCCGTCTGGGAACTCGGACTGATCAAGGCGATGCCGATCCTCACGGGGATGCTGCAGGAAAAAAACATAAAGCCGCTCTTCCTGACGAAGGTGCGGAACATCGAGAAGAACGGAGTGACCGTCGTGGACGCGGCAGGGAAATCGACCTTCGTCGAGGCGGACACGGTGGTGCTATCGAGAGGGCGGTCGTCGAACCGGAAGCTGGCGGCGGAACTGCAGGAAAGGTTCGA is from Deltaproteobacteria bacterium and encodes:
- a CDS encoding FAD-dependent oxidoreductase, which gives rise to PLERQVDTLGRRVLGLALGICAVVGVVGVLHGQSIGSMIETAISLADQGRDVTLVREEDNISVWELGLIKAMPILTGMLQEKNIKPLFLTKVRNIEKNGVTVVDAAGKSTFVEADTVVLSRGRSSNRKLAAELQERFDEVHEIGDCVTPHGVADAVYGGRVIGASI